In one Gossypium hirsutum isolate 1008001.06 chromosome D09, Gossypium_hirsutum_v2.1, whole genome shotgun sequence genomic region, the following are encoded:
- the LOC107951276 gene encoding rRNA 2'-O-methyltransferase fibrillarin 2 yields the protein MRPPRGRGGGGGFRGRGDGGRGRGGGGRGGDRGGSATKSRGGGRGGRGGGRGGGGRGGMKGGSKVIVEPHRHEGVFVAKGKEDALVTKNMVPGEAVYNEKRIAVQNEDGTKVEYRVWNPFRSKLAAAVLGGVDNIWIKPGAKVLYLGAASGTTVSHVSDVVGPNGVVYAVEFSHRSGRDLVNMAKKRTNVIPIIEDARHPAKYRMLVGMVDVIFSDVAQPDQARILALNASYFLKAGGHFVISIKANCIDSTVPAEAVFQSEVKKLQQEQFKPFEQVTLEPFERDHACVVGGYRMPKKQKAAA from the exons ATGAGACCTCCAAGAG GccgtggtggtggtggtgggttTAGGGGCAGAGGTGATGGAGGGAGAGGGAGAGGTGGTGGTGGAAGAGGTGGCGATAGAGGGGGCAGTGCCACGAAGTCCCGAGGTGGTGGGCGTGGTGGCCGCGGTGGAGGAAGAGGGGGTGGAGGAAGAGGTGGAATGAAAGGTGGGAGCAAGGTTATAGTAGAGCCCCATAGACACGAGGGAGTTTTTGTTGCAAAGGGTAAAGAAGATGCTCTTGTTACTAAGAATATGGTCCCTGGTGAAGCTGTCTACAATGAAAAAAGGATTGCTGTTCAG AATGAAGATGGGACCAAAGTTGAATACAGGGTTTGGAATCCTTTCCGATCCAAGTTGGCAGCTGCGGTTCTTGGTGGTGTAGATAATATATGGATT AAACCTGGTGCTAAGGTTCTTTACCTTGGAGCTGCTTCTGGTACTACTGTTTCTCATGTATCTGACGTTGTTGGTCCT AATGGGGTGGTTTATGCTGTGGAATTTTCTCACCGAAGTGGTAGAGACTTGGTAAACATGGCTAAGAAGCGGACAAATGTTATACCTATCATTGAAGATGCCAGGCATCCGGCTAAATATAGGATGCTAGTTGGCATGGTGGATGTGATATTTTCTGATGTTGCTCAGCCTGATCAG GCTAGGATTTTGGCTTTGAATGCATCATATTTCCTGAAAGCTGGAGGTCATTTTGTTATTTCAATTAAG GCAAACTGCATCGACTCCACTGTTCCTGCTGAGGCTGTATTCCAGAGTGAGGTTAAGAAATTGCAACAGGAGCAATTCAAGCCTTTTGAGCAAGTCACCCTTGAACCTTTCGAGCGCGACCATGCTTGTGTTGTTGGTGGCTACCGGATGCCGAAGAAACAGAAAGCGGCAGCTTAA